ACCATTTCATTTAATACCAACAGCAGCGTGCGCTTCTTTTTGCCCTCgtcaagtaaaaattaaacacaatCTTCAcacgcaacacacacacatacattcggTTGATTGGATTGTTGTTTAGGCCTGTCTCTTTGGAGACACACTTTGGTAACGAAGGTAAACGTTATTGGCACGGTGAGAATCAGGAAATTGCCTTAAGACCACTGGTTTCTCTCCAACTTCATGTTGGGCGTTATTCGCATTtagttttgcttaaaaattttttttgtcacctGCGGGTTTTACTTTTGTGCAGCCGTGTCAAAGAATactttaaaactaataaaatcaaatatgataaaaataaaaataaattagtttcaaaaagtgtttattttgttattaattacaaattatatttatatttttttcaaggctgcaaacctctaaaatgttgttaaaggttcgCTTCGGCggctcgaaccatagagcaagacagcaagccctgaacccaaggtttgggttcgaaccttggttcaatttcatacaaaaaaatatttttattgttacacatttttctctacattttgaacttattaaatttgtttgaggAATCatcaaatcaatcaaattttgatgataatttaaatttacttgaagATTTGAATATGACTTACTTTAATCAGAAGTATAATAATTACGTAATATTAGaacaatttatgttattaatttttttacgaaccgaaccttttattttagaaagcggttagagccggcttgcagccttgatttttttattcaattatatttatattaaatattaacaatttgctaaatattaattgacaATTACGGCTGATAAGTCACATCACATTAAaactattgtttttaatatcttcagaaaaattatatatttaacatttgataatttttgtatgcaacttattgaaaattaataatattgagtTTATAAAATCTTAACCAGATTCTCGCAGTGCATTCAATCAAATAGAACTACAATGTTTGCTTTGTCTCTCTTACAGAGACATGCAGACAGAAGgagaaatacaaatacaaatggcCTTGACATTTCTTATGCTTATCGCTGTCAGTGCAGGCGttgaaattgtaatttgtGTAATCTCAGGTGGGCAACGAGCAGTCGGCATGAAGACACAGAAACAAAGGTGTGCTGTGTGTTGTGACAGGACTCTGTTTGAATGGGGTGCGAAAAGGAAGAGATGGGAGTGTGCAATGGAGTGTTGGCAGAACCACTTAATCCGCGTCTGCGGCTATTGCGTGTTTTTCCTAATTAACCGCAAAAATAATGCTAATCCAGTGAGAAGGGCAGAAAAAGACGTTGCGTGAAACAAGTCCACTTGATGtttgtattgtattaaaattaattaatttatttgtttcataatatataaattacatttagaGTGCCAAATGCGCGCGCTGCGCAACGACTTTAACCATAAGAACTGCCAAAGAAAGTACAAATCAACTTTGCTTTAACTAATTGTTTTTTGGTGTACTCggctgagtgtgtgtgtgcgtgtgggtgtgtgtgtgtgtatgttggaGGGTGTTAACTGCCAGCTCACATGTGACGCGTGTTGCTGAAGCCACCATGGCCGGATTGGGAGGCGCCCTTGTTGTAGCCCATCTGCAGGTTGAGTTCACCCTCATGAGCACGCAGCTGTTCTTCGGTGAAGACGCGCTCGTTCTTGTCAGCCATCTTGGGACCCAGAGTGGGGCCAGTGTACTCGGGATGCTTTTGCGTCTATTCAAAACAGACATTATGAAAACTATATAGAGGTACTCTAACTCTGTCCAACTTACAATGCGACCCAGGGCATAAAGCGATAGGGTGACTTGTGGAATATTGCGACGCTCGAACAAATCGGCAGTTTGGAAGATTTCCTCCTCGGGCACACCGTACTTCTTGACCGCCGCCTGGAAGCGCTGGATGTTCTCCATCAGTTGGAAATTGGTGCCACGCTCCTGGATCTTCTTCACGGAGCCTGGGGCCAGCTTATTGGCCAACTTGCACAGCCAGATGCCGTCCTTAAGAATATCCTCATACTGTCCGCTGGGCACCTTCTCGCCAATCACCTCGAAGACCCAGTTGAGGacttcctgttcctgttccttgTTGCGtggctgcaaaaaaaaaaaggaaataccgAAACACGATATCATTAATTAGTTGGCAAATAAACCAACTTGCTGTAAATTAAGACTACTTTGTTAACTTTCGATTTGTGTAGTCTTAGattctgcatttttattttctaaaaataaacaggAAAATCTCTCAGAGATTGCCCGTATTTAACCGAGAATCAACAGAATGGAAACTCAATTTGCGTTTTTCACTTGCTGAACTTgctcgaaatcaaaatcaaatacactgaaaaaaaagaccaagttctaaaatcaagaacattcatcttaaatattttgttcttaaaattagattattttaagaccaaattactaaaactaagattattaatctaaaaaatcttaaagtcttaatataagaataaaaatcttaaattgttaggaaagtataaataggtactatttcgtatcaaacaaatgatagcaccgtggcgctctggttagagaggccgcttcagttgtgaagcagtaggcggcggttcgaatccccctcgtaacaaattaaaataacatttataaaattactaaaacagaatataatataaataaataaaattaaaaaaatataaatataaaaagaaatagttttcatttattttattttttgattttaattttaagaacatttattcttaaaataagagcttggtcttatttaaaatgttcttaaaatcaagatgtgttctcttaattcaagaatttgatgttctcgacgcattttttagaccaaaaatcttagttctgagaccaaaatcttgattttagaacattttttttatcagtgtaggcaACTCTGCTGAAGCCCAAACCCCCTCGGACCCCGTCTCTTGCCCTCGAATAAAGTGCGGCAAGCTTACCCACTTCAAATGTCGGGCAAATGCTTTGTGCCATAATGGAAGTCgggaaacaaaaaacacaaatgaaagtacattaattttccaattaattaatttcgattttaataGCGAGGCACGGAAAAAGCTCAACTACAGCCGCGGTCAGACGTCCGACAGGCGTCGCAATTTCTGTGACAGTTGACAGTGAAAACCGCTAActgtttaattgaaatttaccgTGGTTTGGGCGCacagtataaatatttgttagtcTGACTCAATTTGTGACTGTTTACAAAATCGGGAAATGTTTATAAGACTTTCGTCTTGAATTAAGGCTGATTAagcttcaaaaaataaataaataaaaattataatttgaaatacacacacataagttattaaaatttgtttcaaagcAGTTGAaagtatacaattttattagttttaacCAGAAATCTAATTAAGTCATCTACTATGTTAATTAAAGCCATTTATGCTTTTGCAATATGTAAACATATGTGTTCACTATATTTTGGTCGATAACCTCAAACtgaaacaaaattcaaaaagcaCACAAAATCTGTTGAACAATCTAAATAATGCCTTGCATGAATTAGTTCACTATAACCAAAAACTACTGTATTTTCAAGCGCAACATTCGCAACAGTTAAAACGGTAAATAATGCGTATcgttttgcaatttgcatacatacgaattttaattgaaatctcATGTGCACAACATGAATGCATTCATTTATAGTTTGCGTATTTACGCTAATTTATTGTGCTCTGTAGCTTTTGTATACATTAACAGATATTTCtatttcatatatgtatgataCAACTAgaatacattttgaaaaacCACGTTGCCAAAGCCAAACCAAGCCGTCCACAGAAAtaatacaacattttaataaaagttttgtcAACGATCGATtgctaaacaaatattttgtaccaatataaattttcaaagaagaatttaattcatattataatattgccTATTCGCCATTTTATTCCAAGAATGGTATCccatttttacatattttacataattagAGGTATTTATGCAGCTGGATTTTCACGGCTTTTCTTTAAAAGTATATCgaaatctattattatttttatttattggacTTGTTTGGTGGACATTTCATCTTCAGCCTCAGCTCGCTTAAATGACAGCCAACGAAGCGAAGgcattttaatgaattgcgcagcaaattgcttttgcaatgggtttaattttaaatatatatatttaatcgaATACCCAtcattgcaactgcaacttcagTCTGCCCTTTggctttttaatttcatttttaattgaataaaataaaaattgtagctATCTTACAACTGTTGTCGACAAGCGATAGATTCACACGGTGACGTTGTTTATTGCCTCTGTCTGTTCTCTGTCtacatatttgattaattgaaTAAACTCTCTTCCCATTTGATACATGTATtcattacttatatttttgtaatatttttttttatattaaaatccaatttttaGCAGCCTTGCTGGTTTATTTTGACATCccttaactttttatttgacaATGATATGATAAGCAAATCtcagtttataaataaaacggAAATACTTAAAGCGAtacgttttattttatatatttaatttcgcATTACAGTTCCGGTTAtgtttactattttattaattccgaaatatttctttatgcACTTGACACGCCCTGTACACGGACAACCATGACCTTCAAATAACCCTCCTATTTTAGCTtacagttctcagttctcattTTTTCAGCTGTTCGGCTTTTTCCGGCCGCgcgcataaataaaaattttcatttgaacaTAAAGATAAACATTCATTTTTGCGcgcttttctcttttttattgaGGGCCAAAAAGTGTTGGGCGTTGTTGTGCTGTTTTGTTGCTGcggcctttgttgttgttataatttcaatttgtcatTTGGACTCCTGCCAATTGGCGGTCGCCGGCCAGCATTAaccagcaaataaaataaaaatgtacatgCGGTGCCCACACTACCGAAAAAACCATTAAGCAGAGGGGATCGGGATAAGACGGGAAAATACAAtaagttttttgattttatatttcttacaACTGaactttgcattttaattacttttctcTACAAATATATAAGGGTATATTCTTTACATGCGAATAGAAAAATGCATGTTattcaactttaaaaaaatttacaacagAGTCAGTTTATAATTTCGTTAAATGTCTACGaaccttttaaatttttgtgaacACTTTAACTGCTTCTaactaaaatagttttatattattcaagAGGTAATCCTAAGTCAGAGCTTCAGAAAACACAGACTAAATCGcattaagaataaattttatggtttttgcGCCTTTATGGTTTCTGTTTTGTtgccaaaaatttattgagccagatcaacaattgctttttataTTCCTAGATAGATTTAAGatttgtgcaacattttgttgatccatttataaacaaaaaaaaatgacagtcAAGTAAATTGtagaatatttcaaataatggTGTTCTTGCATAAAcatcttaattaaaataaaaatttatactacaaaaagtttaaaaattggtCAAGGAAAGTAAACgttctaataaaataataataaacgtttaaattgaaaatgtttaatcATATTAAGaaccattattattttttgttttaatcaaTTCATGGATATTTAGATAGGAAGccatttttacttaaatttgaactcatgttttaatatttaagccaaaaaaaaaaaataaaataacatcgTTAGTCATTGACAATTGAAActctatatataaatcatacaatttttaagaattgaaATTCACAGACCAAAAAAGTCGAAAAGTGCATGTTAATTTATGCAttgataaaatgaaaataaatatatattatatgaatatatatatatgtaatatttaaatttatcagtgGTGAGTGATGTGCAGACTGACAGCTCAGAATTTATGACATGCGAATGGTTAGTGTAACAGTTTCGAGGCTCAGGAGGATTTGGCGCCACATTCCAGGGCCAAAGTGTCAACAAagtgattttttatattaatttacaaaagcgaaaaaaaagtaaagaggCACACAAATACGTTATACAAGAATGAAATATGGCACGGCAGCTGTCCAGAGTGGGCGTGGAGAACCGTTCAAATGTGCCAGAAATATGTTCAGAAATACGCAGACCACAGGGCGTATAATAGATGTGTGTTTGtactcaaataaaaatagctgaaCCCATGTAAGGATTGGAGTATGCTTCTCTccatatttgttattaaatatttaaatactttatcaacaataaaattagtaataacttttaaa
The genomic region above belongs to Drosophila innubila isolate TH190305 chromosome 3R unlocalized genomic scaffold, UK_Dinn_1.0 2_E_3R, whole genome shotgun sequence and contains:
- the LOC117792225 gene encoding myophilin: MAPRNKEQEQEVLNWVFEVIGEKVPSGQYEDILKDGIWLCKLANKLAPGSVKKIQERGTNFQLMENIQRFQAAVKKYGVPEEEIFQTADLFERRNIPQVTLSLYALGRITQKHPEYTGPTLGPKMADKNERVFTEEQLRAHEGELNLQMGYNKGASQSGHGGFSNTRHM